A stretch of Oncorhynchus mykiss isolate Arlee chromosome 26, USDA_OmykA_1.1, whole genome shotgun sequence DNA encodes these proteins:
- the arl14ep gene encoding ARL14 effector protein: MPVTCAVNGCTNKFIKGSEIRFYRFPISKPQLANQWVQSLGMKNFIPTPNTCLCSEHFNPDCFRDYNGKQFLREDAVPTIFGADSSKPELRKRGMMTKDTNAANRFGAPSDRERAKTLEKSKVKEKRHSTRDTGKGRGDGKKRGGGRGGISSNTDRPTIGAKSKVYDNKGRLLSCGKDMCDCLDADCMGCFYPCPECSSRRCGVECRCDRKWLYEQVEVEGGEIIRNKYAG; the protein is encoded by the exons ATGCCTGTCACCTGTGCAGTAAACGGCTGCACCAACAAGTTTATCAAAGGGTCAGAAATACGATTTTACAG GTTCCCCATCAGTAAGCCTCAGCTTGCCAACCAATGGGTACAAAGTTTGGGGATGAAAAACTTCATCCCTACACCTAACACTTGCCTCTGCTCAGAACATTTTAACCCAGATTGTTTCCGAGACTACAATGGCAAACAGTTTCTTAGGGAAGATGCCGTGCCCACCATTTTCGGTGCTGATTCATCGAAG CCTGAATTACGAAAAAGGGGTATGATGACCAAGGACACAAATGCGGCTAACCGCTTCGGTGCACCGTCAGACCGGGAGAGGGCTAAGACGCTGGAGAAGAGCAAGGTCAAGGAGAAACGACATAGTACCCGGGATACTGGCAAG GGAAGAGGTGATGGCAAAAAACGAGGTGGAGGACGAGGAGGAATCTCCTCCAACACTGACCG ACCGACTATTGGTGCGAAGAGCAAAGTGTATGACAACAAAGGCCGCCTGCTCTCCTGTGGCAAGGACATGTGTGACTGCCTGGACGCGGACTGCATGGGCTGCTTCTACCCCTGCCCCGAGTGTAGCTCCCGCAGGTGTGGTGTGGAGTGCCGCTGTGACCGCAAGTGGCTCTACGAGCAGGTtgaggtggaggggggagagatcaTCCGCAACAAGTACGCTGGCTAG
- the fshb gene encoding follitropin subunit beta precursor (The RefSeq protein has 1 substitution compared to this genomic sequence), which yields MYCTHLKMLQLVVMATLWVTPVRAGTDCRYGCRLNNMTITVEREDCHGSITVTTCAGLCETTDLNYQSTWLPRSQGVCNFKEWSYEKVYLEGCPSGVNPLFIPVAKSCDCIKCKTDNTDCDRISMATPSCIVNPLEM from the exons ATGTACTGCACCCACTTAAAGACGCTGCAGCTGGTCGTCATGGCAACGCTGTGGGTGACACCAGTGAGGGCGGGGACAGACTGCAGGTATGGCTGCCGACTAAACAACATGACCATcaccgtggagagagaggactgtcaCGGAAGCATCACCGTCACCACCTGCGCCGGCCTGTGCGAAACAACG GACCTGAACTATCAGAGCACATGGCTGCCGCGCTCCCAGGGGGTGTGTAACTTCAAGGAGTGGTCCTACGAGAAGGTCTACCTGGAAGGCTGTCCATCCGGGGTCAACCCCCTCTTCATACCCGTTGCCAAGAGCTGCGATTGCATCAAATGCAAGACGGACAACACCGACTGTGATCGCATAAGCATGGCAACACCCAGCTGCATAGTAAACCCACTAGAAATGTAA